One uncultured Draconibacterium sp. genomic window, TTAATGTCGTACTCTATTTTTATACGCGGGCGGATCACACTAACCCGTTCCCCATCCACATCATTGTATGTTACAAACCGGGTTCGGAACGAAGGAGTAAATCTACCGACATCGGTTTTCAAGGTGGCGTCCAATACCAATCGATGCGTTACTTCGTTTTCCTTATTTTTTACGTTGGTTTTTATGCGGTAGGCAGCGGCCACTTCCAAAAAATCGAGAGGTGTGTAGCCTAACCTTGCATCGAACTGGTATTTATCCAGCGAAAAATCGTCTTGAAATCTAAAATCCGGGATAATACTAAATTCGAACCGTTTTAAAAACTCCTTTGTAAATTCAAGTTCAATCCAGGTTCCAAAGTTTTCCGTTTTAGCCGAAACCTTACCAAAACTAAGTACTGCTACTACTATTAATATGCTTATTTTCTTCATTGAATTAAACTTTAAACTCACGTTTTGTATTTTGTTCGGTTACATCAAAAAATATGGTTATCCGCGCAACATCGCGTAAAAAATCTATCTTCTCAATCTGATATCTTTTAATCTTAATTCCGGTTCGGAGTTCCAAATCGGCAATCAACTCCTTTTCCCGGTCCTGGTGCAGGTTTTCAATGTTTTCGTAAACCACCGATAAGGAATCAACCTGACGTAACATTAAGGCCTTTTCGAGTACCCAGAGTGTTCCAACAAGCAGTAAATCAACAAGTGTAAGTTCAATGTAACCAAAGTAATTTTTTGATAAAGCGTTAATTACCGACACAGCAATAATCACAAAAAGGTAGGTCATTTCTTTGGGAGGAATAGCATCGGTGCGGTACCTTATAATACCAAAAATTGCAAATAATCCCAGTGCAAAACCCAGTTCCATCTCCACATTTTCGAGCAGATAGACCAATAGAAAAACAGCCACACTAATGGCAAAATAGCTAAAATAGAATTCCTTTTTCCGACTAATTCGGGCATACAAAACCACCACTAAAAAAGTAGTGACCAGATTAAAAAGAAAGCGGATGGCCAAAAAAGTAAAGTTCTCAAGTTGTAAAAAGTCCATAATTAAATTATCAGGTTAGTTTAGTATTTGTCTTTCGATATAACGAAGACGTGGTTTAAATGCATTACGTTTTAACTCCGGATCTAAAAATGCACGTCCGGTGCAGTATTTTGAGAGACCGCGCTGACGTACTTTCAATTTTTTCAGAATATCTGTCATAGGCGAATTCTTCAAACTACGCCCTTTTTTTAATTCGAAAATCACCAGGTTCTTAAATTGTATTTCACCTTTATCGTTCCAAAATTTAGGTTGAATATCAATGGTACACCTGTCGAGTTTCTTTTTATGAATTAGTGTAATTCTATAAAACCTGTTATTAAGACTGTTTGTTAATTCCTGCCCCTTAAACGGCGTAGCTTCATCAAGAAAACTGTTTTCAGACGAAACCAATTCGTTAGTTTCATAGTTGGTCTGAATACGTTGTTTTATCGTTCTGCGTTTATTGGTTTTGAATTTAACCTCAAAAAAATCGTCGTTGGTTGATAAATAGGTTCTGCGCCTGACTTTATATCGGTTCAGTTTTTTATTGTGGTGTTTCAGGTACATGTAATTATCATCGGTATCAAAATAAGCTGACTGATATTTCATCAAACGATTTTCGTCGATTTCAAGTACATCGTAATCATGAACCACTTCTTCCAATAATTTTTCGAGCACTGAAATATGAAACCAATACTTTCGGTCAATTCGATTCATTAGTTTCACTTCATCAATTTCGTGTAGCGAAACAGGATTAAACTGTTGTAATATGGTTTCGAGTTCTTTCAAAATATGCTTTTCCTTTTATTTCGATGCTATTTAACTTAAAAAGTAGCATTTCACAAAATTAGAGTATTGCCTCACATTTCCTAGTACAAATGTTTTACATGCTTGTACCATTGAACACTTTGCGGTTTATTTGTGTCAAAAATGCATAGTTTGTTACCACCTGATACAACAAGCACAATATTCGTATTATTTATGAACCTTAAACGTATAATTTCCGGAACCTACTTTTAGACTAACTTTTCCATTTAATTGTTCCGCGTTAAAACCTGCTGCAGAAACCGGTGCTCCATTTTCAGTTACATTTACAATGTTTTTGGTTGGCAATATAATTACAGCATTTGAATTTACAGGAACCTCAACATCCAGGCTAAAAAACTCCTCCGAATCATTCCACGAACTTGAAATCGTTCCGTATGGAGATTCGTACTTTGCCTTTGCTGATTGAATTCCGCCAACCGGTTTTGGTTCAATTTTAACGACTTTGTATGCCAACGATTCTTCCGTCTGGCCAATGCCTCCCAATCCTTTGTAAAACCACTCCATTAAATGTCCCAGCATTAAATGATTGTTTGATACAACTTCCAGGGCAGGCCACGATTCGGTTAATGCAGTGGCTCCTTTTTTCAGCTGATAACCATAACCCGGAACATCATCGCGGGCATTCATTTTATACAATAATTCGTTTTGTCCGTTACTTTCCAAAGCCTTTACCAGGTAATTAAAACCAACATCGCCGGCTGTTAATTCGTATTTCGAATTTGAAATGGATTCGACCAAAGTTTGTACTACCTCTTCACGGTTTTCTTCGTCTACCAAACCAACTACCAGTGGCATTGAAATGGCAGTCTGGCTTCCGGTGGAATAAATCTTGGTTTCCGGATCGAAAAACTTGGTATTAAATGCCGTTTTTATCTCCTCCGACCAGGCAGAATATTTCCCGGTATCAGAATCCTTACCAATAAAACCGGCAATCTCCGACATCAGTTTTACATCGTAAAAATAGATGGCAGTGGCTGTTAAAGCTTTTGGCGTTAACTGCGCATATCCGGGTCGTTCAGGGCCAAGGTCGTACCAATCGCCCAAACCGTAATCAATAATATGATTTTCGGATTTGCCTTTCAAATACTGCACATATTTTTCCATCATCGGCCAGGCTTTTTTCATGGGTTCAATGTCGCCGTACCATTTATAAATCAGCCAGGGCACAATAACTGCAGCACTTCCCCACTCCGGCGAATCTCTGAAATCCTGCCAAAATTCAACATATTCAGGTGCGATATCCGGAACAAGTCCGTCGGCTGTTTGTGCCGCAATCATATCGTCCACAATTTTTACGTAAAGCCCGTAAACATCGTAATTAAAATGAACACCTTCGCCCATTAAAAAGGCTTGCTCCAGCCAGCCCAGTTTTTCGCGATGAGGACAATCGGTAAGCACACTCTGAAAATTACTTTTTATGGCCCATTTAATGAGTGTATCAATCCGGTTAAACAGTTCGAATGAGGTTGAAAATTCGCCCACTTCGGGAGATGCGTTCCGGTTATGAATCATTTTTAAGCCTACAATTTCAGGAACGCCGGCAAGCTGCTTTTCCGTTGACGGTGTTCCTCCATCAAGCTGAATGTAACGAAAACCATAGTAAGTAAATTTGGGTTGCCAGGTTTCCACCCCGTCACCTTTTAAAACGTAGGTGTAAAAGTGCGAACGTCCGGTTGCCCGTTGGTTGGCATGTCCGTTTTCATCCAGCAATTCTGCGGGTGTAATTGTAATCGAGTCACCCCGGTTTCCTTTAACCGACAATTCAAAGGTTCCGGAGGCATTCTGTCCAAAATCGTACAAATACGAATTCTCCAGGTCTTCAATCTTTGCAATGGATTTTAGCGGAATCGTCTCTTTTAATTCAACCGGGTAATCTTTTTCAGGAAGAAGTTCTTCACACGGACTATCGACCACCATCACATTTTGCCAGTTTGAATCGTCAAATTCTGGGTTGTCCCAACCGTTTTGTTCGAGCGTGGCATTATAGGTTTCGCCGGCGTAAATACTAGAATAAGCAACCGGCCCGGGAGCAGTGTGCCACGATTCATCAGAAACAACAATTTCAGAGCTGCCGTCGGAATATTCCAACTGCATTTTCAGAATCATCATCGGATTTCCATAAGCCGTCATTACTTTTCGGTAACGGTTATTGGGCACAATAAAAAATCCGTTACCCAATGTAAGCCCAATGGCATTTACGCCCAATTCCAACATTTCGGTCACATCGTAGGTATTGTACAAAACAGTTTTATCGTAGTGCGTCCAGCCGGGCGCCATAAACCGATTTCCAACTTTTTCACCGTTAATATTCATTTCGTAATGCCCCAATCCCGACACGAAAACCAAGGCCTGTTTCAGCTCCTTCTTTAACTGAAATTCTTTTCTAAACAGCGGAAGTTTATGAAATCCAAGGTCTTTGCCACTGTAACTTTTACCCGGAAGATGAATTCCCGGCACCAAACGGTTTTCAGGAGCCAGTTCATCGAAGGCAATCCATTTCGCTCCCTGCCATTCTTTTTCGGAAAACAGTCCGGTAGTAAACTGGTTCACTGCGCTCCAATCCGATTCGTTCCCATAATTATCGGTACTTTTTACTCGCCAAAAATAAGGTTGACCCGGCTCAGGTTTTGCTACCTTGTAATTAACAAGAATACTTTTTTCATCCTGAACAATTCCGGAATCCCAAATCAGATTATCTTCTGAAAAGTCGATGTTTTTTGAAACCTGTAGCTGGTAAGCCGTTTGTTTTACTCCTCGCTCCAACGATTGCAATTTCCAGCTAAAAAAGAAACTTTCAGGGTTTATCCCCGTGGCTTCTTCCATGTTATCGACAGTGGTTGATACGATGCTAAAAGTGCTCTGTTGTTTGCAGGCAAAAAATGCAAGTAAAATCACTGCT contains:
- a CDS encoding DUF2490 domain-containing protein, translated to MKKISILIVVAVLSFGKVSAKTENFGTWIELEFTKEFLKRFEFSIIPDFRFQDDFSLDKYQFDARLGYTPLDFLEVAAAYRIKTNVKNKENEVTHRLVLDATLKTDVGRFTPSFRTRFVTYNDVDGERVSVIRPRIKIEYDIKGSKIEPYTRYETYRDLVNNEFTGGRFDVGFTRKMGDLHRVGIYYRLQHYYSGESNSINIIGIDYRFKI
- a CDS encoding DUF4956 domain-containing protein; this translates as MDFLQLENFTFLAIRFLFNLVTTFLVVVLYARISRKKEFYFSYFAISVAVFLLVYLLENVEMELGFALGLFAIFGIIRYRTDAIPPKEMTYLFVIIAVSVINALSKNYFGYIELTLVDLLLVGTLWVLEKALMLRQVDSLSVVYENIENLHQDREKELIADLELRTGIKIKRYQIEKIDFLRDVARITIFFDVTEQNTKREFKV
- a CDS encoding polyphosphate polymerase domain-containing protein, producing the protein MKELETILQQFNPVSLHEIDEVKLMNRIDRKYWFHISVLEKLLEEVVHDYDVLEIDENRLMKYQSAYFDTDDNYMYLKHHNKKLNRYKVRRRTYLSTNDDFFEVKFKTNKRRTIKQRIQTNYETNELVSSENSFLDEATPFKGQELTNSLNNRFYRITLIHKKKLDRCTIDIQPKFWNDKGEIQFKNLVIFELKKGRSLKNSPMTDILKKLKVRQRGLSKYCTGRAFLDPELKRNAFKPRLRYIERQILN
- a CDS encoding family 78 glycoside hydrolase catalytic domain is translated as MAQKKVTYILAVILLAFFACKQQSTFSIVSTTVDNMEEATGINPESFFFSWKLQSLERGVKQTAYQLQVSKNIDFSEDNLIWDSGIVQDEKSILVNYKVAKPEPGQPYFWRVKSTDNYGNESDWSAVNQFTTGLFSEKEWQGAKWIAFDELAPENRLVPGIHLPGKSYSGKDLGFHKLPLFRKEFQLKKELKQALVFVSGLGHYEMNINGEKVGNRFMAPGWTHYDKTVLYNTYDVTEMLELGVNAIGLTLGNGFFIVPNNRYRKVMTAYGNPMMILKMQLEYSDGSSEIVVSDESWHTAPGPVAYSSIYAGETYNATLEQNGWDNPEFDDSNWQNVMVVDSPCEELLPEKDYPVELKETIPLKSIAKIEDLENSYLYDFGQNASGTFELSVKGNRGDSITITPAELLDENGHANQRATGRSHFYTYVLKGDGVETWQPKFTYYGFRYIQLDGGTPSTEKQLAGVPEIVGLKMIHNRNASPEVGEFSTSFELFNRIDTLIKWAIKSNFQSVLTDCPHREKLGWLEQAFLMGEGVHFNYDVYGLYVKIVDDMIAAQTADGLVPDIAPEYVEFWQDFRDSPEWGSAAVIVPWLIYKWYGDIEPMKKAWPMMEKYVQYLKGKSENHIIDYGLGDWYDLGPERPGYAQLTPKALTATAIYFYDVKLMSEIAGFIGKDSDTGKYSAWSEEIKTAFNTKFFDPETKIYSTGSQTAISMPLVVGLVDEENREEVVQTLVESISNSKYELTAGDVGFNYLVKALESNGQNELLYKMNARDDVPGYGYQLKKGATALTESWPALEVVSNNHLMLGHLMEWFYKGLGGIGQTEESLAYKVVKIEPKPVGGIQSAKAKYESPYGTISSSWNDSEEFFSLDVEVPVNSNAVIILPTKNIVNVTENGAPVSAAGFNAEQLNGKVSLKVGSGNYTFKVHK